The following are from one region of the Actinopolyspora halophila DSM 43834 genome:
- the fabG gene encoding 3-oxoacyl-ACP reductase FabG, with protein sequence MNVSSELSDKVAVVTGAARGIGSGIAQNLAASGAAVAAVDLEESACADTVERIEASGGRALAVGADVTDSDSVEQAFERISEQLGTVGVLVNNAGVTKDNMLFKMSEQDWDTVMGVHLRGAFLCSRAAQKRMVPERWGKIVNLSSVSALGNRGQANYSTAKAGIQGFTKTLAIELGPFGINVNAIAPGFIVSDMTADTAQRLGMDFEDLKAGAAGETPVRRVGQPEDIANAVSFLTSGNSSFITGQTLYVDGGRKLG encoded by the coding sequence GTGAACGTGTCTTCGGAACTGAGTGACAAGGTGGCCGTGGTTACCGGAGCGGCCAGGGGGATCGGCTCCGGTATCGCGCAGAACCTGGCCGCGTCCGGCGCGGCGGTGGCCGCGGTGGACCTGGAGGAATCCGCCTGTGCCGACACCGTGGAGCGGATCGAAGCCTCCGGCGGCAGGGCGCTCGCCGTGGGGGCGGACGTGACCGACTCCGACTCCGTCGAGCAGGCCTTCGAACGCATCTCCGAGCAGCTCGGCACGGTCGGGGTTCTCGTGAACAACGCGGGAGTCACCAAGGACAACATGCTGTTCAAGATGTCGGAGCAGGACTGGGACACGGTCATGGGAGTCCACCTGCGCGGTGCCTTCCTGTGCAGCAGGGCGGCCCAGAAGCGAATGGTTCCCGAGCGCTGGGGAAAGATCGTGAACCTGTCCAGCGTGTCCGCTCTCGGGAACCGCGGTCAGGCCAACTACTCGACGGCAAAGGCGGGCATCCAGGGATTCACCAAGACCCTGGCGATCGAGCTCGGGCCGTTCGGGATCAACGTCAACGCGATCGCGCCGGGATTCATCGTCTCGGACATGACCGCGGACACGGCACAACGGCTCGGCATGGACTTCGAGGACCTCAAGGCCGGAGCAGCGGGCGAGACCCCGGTTCGACGGGTCGGGCAGCCGGAGGACATCGCCAATGCGGTGTCCTTCCTGACCAGCGGTAACTCCTCGTTCATCACCGGCCAGACACTGTACGTCGACGGTGGTCGCAAGCTCGGCTGA
- a CDS encoding long-chain-fatty-acid--CoA ligase yields the protein MIENRPCPNSADESTAGPRSTLSLASLLAEPAKRAPERTAVVEGRQRFGYGELWEQVRGYATALRELGVTEGSRVALVAPNVVDFVRVYYAVQTLGAVVVPVPLLLVPEEAEHLVADSEAELIVGHTGQLELARGCSRLTGVRLVTVGPREEGQPEDGLDELARSVEPVRGFVSRQPQDPAVIFYTSGTTGRPKGAVLTQLNMVMNATVNAFDANETTPRDRVLGCLPLFHVFGQTVSMNTTFRAGATLVLQPGFEPAQALELIREHEITQFNGVPTMYGRMLDAAEEGLELPSLRLCVSGGAALPVQVLERFNERFDTRILEGYGLSETSPTATVNQPALGTRAGTVGHPLWGIEVETADPDAERIELLEAGTTGEVVVRGHNVFAGYLNDPEATEAVLVDGWFRTGDIGRKDEDGFLSIVDRKKDLIIRNGYNVYPREVEETLLGHPAVNQVAVIGLPDEVRGEEVCAVVVPADKVDTDQSVGDWITEWAAHRLAAHKYPRRVSFVAELPLGPSHKVLKRELRTRIIAELRRTNDSEE from the coding sequence ATGATCGAGAATCGCCCTTGTCCGAACTCCGCGGACGAGAGCACAGCAGGTCCGCGTTCCACGCTCTCGTTGGCCTCGCTGCTCGCGGAGCCCGCCAAGCGCGCCCCCGAACGAACCGCTGTCGTCGAGGGGCGACAGCGTTTCGGTTACGGCGAGCTCTGGGAGCAGGTGCGCGGGTACGCGACCGCGCTGCGCGAACTCGGGGTGACCGAGGGGTCACGGGTGGCTCTGGTGGCTCCGAACGTAGTCGACTTCGTACGCGTCTACTACGCGGTGCAGACCCTGGGAGCGGTCGTGGTTCCGGTTCCGTTGCTGCTGGTTCCGGAGGAAGCCGAACACCTGGTGGCCGACTCGGAGGCGGAACTGATCGTCGGGCACACCGGTCAACTCGAACTGGCGCGCGGATGTTCCCGCCTGACGGGAGTTCGCCTCGTCACCGTCGGCCCCCGGGAGGAGGGACAGCCCGAAGACGGCCTCGACGAACTGGCCCGCTCCGTGGAGCCCGTGCGCGGTTTCGTCTCCAGGCAACCGCAGGACCCGGCCGTGATCTTCTACACGAGCGGAACCACGGGAAGGCCCAAGGGGGCCGTGCTCACCCAGCTCAACATGGTCATGAACGCCACGGTCAACGCCTTCGACGCCAACGAGACCACCCCGCGCGATCGGGTGCTCGGGTGCCTCCCGCTGTTCCACGTCTTCGGGCAGACCGTCTCGATGAACACCACGTTCCGGGCCGGGGCCACCCTGGTTCTACAGCCGGGGTTCGAGCCGGCACAGGCTCTGGAACTCATTCGTGAACACGAGATCACCCAGTTCAACGGGGTTCCGACCATGTACGGTCGGATGCTCGACGCGGCGGAGGAAGGTCTGGAGCTGCCCAGTCTCCGCCTGTGCGTGTCCGGGGGAGCGGCGCTCCCCGTGCAGGTGCTGGAACGGTTCAACGAACGTTTCGACACCAGGATCCTGGAGGGGTACGGGCTGTCCGAGACCTCGCCCACGGCGACGGTGAACCAGCCCGCGCTGGGGACCCGTGCGGGCACCGTCGGCCACCCGCTCTGGGGAATCGAAGTGGAGACGGCCGATCCCGACGCGGAGCGGATCGAGCTGCTCGAGGCCGGGACCACCGGCGAGGTGGTGGTGCGCGGCCACAACGTGTTCGCCGGTTACCTCAACGACCCGGAGGCGACCGAGGCCGTGCTGGTCGACGGCTGGTTCCGGACCGGCGACATCGGGCGCAAGGACGAGGACGGTTTCCTGTCCATCGTCGACCGGAAGAAGGACCTGATCATCCGTAACGGATACAACGTGTATCCGCGCGAGGTCGAGGAGACGCTGCTCGGACACCCCGCCGTGAATCAGGTGGCGGTTATCGGTCTTCCGGACGAAGTGCGTGGTGAAGAGGTCTGTGCAGTGGTGGTTCCCGCAGATAAGGTGGATACCGACCAGTCGGTTGGCGATTGGATAACCGAGTGGGCCGCGCACAGGCTGGCGGCGCACAAGTATCCGCGCCGAGTGAGCTTCGTGGCCGAGCTCCCGCTCGGTCCCAGCCACAAGGTCCTGAAAAGGGAGCTGCGCACCCGGATCATCGCGGAGTTGCGCCGAACCAACGACAGCGAGGAGTGA